In Flavobacteriaceae bacterium, the following proteins share a genomic window:
- a CDS encoding DUF4251 domain-containing protein: MKKILLLMILFGFGIITAQSKSEKRALKKEVSIAAYNEMKELIESGKFQFEASWAFPLGNDITKINFSGGNNIFQGNRINLIGNTNYIKLNYEFANISLPYFGQVYRVTSYNNRDDNGFEFKNNIEDLKITYKDSKRRIDVKFITNKSQESLQIHLIINAKGNTYLTVNSSNRESIRYQGRVVALKEIEKKIASN; the protein is encoded by the coding sequence ATGAAAAAGATTTTATTATTAATGATATTATTTGGATTTGGAATAATTACTGCACAATCTAAATCTGAAAAAAGAGCTTTAAAAAAAGAAGTAAGTATAGCTGCATATAACGAAATGAAAGAATTAATTGAATCTGGCAAATTTCAATTTGAAGCATCTTGGGCATTTCCTTTAGGTAATGATATAACTAAAATAAATTTTAGTGGAGGTAATAATATCTTTCAAGGAAATAGGATTAATTTAATAGGTAATACAAATTATATTAAACTGAATTATGAGTTTGCTAATATATCTTTACCATATTTTGGTCAAGTCTATAGAGTTACGAGCTATAACAATAGAGATGATAACGGTTTTGAATTTAAAAACAATATTGAAGATTTAAAAATTACATATAAAGATTCTAAGCGTAGAATAGATGTTAAATTTATAACTAATAAATCTCAGGAAAGTTTGCAAATACATTTAATTATAAATGCAAAAGGGAATACTTATCTTACCGTTAACAGTAGTAATCGCGAGAGTATTCGGTATCAAGGAAGAGTAGTAGCTTTAAAAGAAATTGAAAAAAAGATAGCTTCTAATTAA
- a CDS encoding SDR family oxidoreductase, whose amino-acid sequence MDLTGQKILVTGASDGIGKGVADFLMQNGAQVAIHYNSNRSSAEELANKYRNESQIFQANLANEADVFRLFEEVENIFETIDTIILNAGVFIEHSTKINTNDWMSVWRKTLDINLNSVGLLTKLGIDHYKKHKQGRFVYIGSRAVFRGETEEYLAYAASKGGVTSLARSVARSFGKDNIKSFVVSPGFTRTQMAEQFIAEYGEERVLNEIALNELTKPKDLAPLIGLMCSGLMDHATGATIDVNAGSHIR is encoded by the coding sequence ATTGATTTAACAGGCCAAAAAATATTAGTTACTGGAGCTTCTGATGGTATAGGAAAAGGCGTTGCCGATTTTTTAATGCAAAACGGAGCTCAAGTTGCCATTCATTATAACAGTAATAGAAGTTCAGCAGAAGAACTAGCTAATAAATATCGAAATGAATCTCAAATATTTCAAGCTAATTTAGCAAATGAGGCAGATGTATTTCGTCTTTTTGAAGAAGTAGAAAATATTTTTGAAACCATAGATACCATTATTTTAAATGCAGGAGTTTTTATAGAGCATTCAACAAAAATTAACACTAATGATTGGATGTCTGTTTGGAGAAAAACATTAGATATTAATTTAAATTCTGTCGGATTATTAACTAAATTAGGGATAGATCATTATAAAAAACATAAACAAGGAAGGTTTGTTTATATAGGCAGCCGTGCTGTGTTTAGAGGAGAAACTGAAGAATATCTTGCATATGCAGCTTCTAAAGGAGGTGTTACCTCACTGGCAAGAAGTGTGGCGCGTTCTTTTGGAAAAGATAATATAAAATCTTTTGTAGTATCTCCAGGGTTTACTCGTACACAAATGGCTGAACAGTTTATTGCTGAGTATGGTGAAGAACGTGTTCTTAATGAAATTGCTCTAAATGAATTAACAAAACCAAAAGATTTAGCACCACTTATTGGGTTAATGTGTAGTGGATTAATGGATCATGCAACTGGTGCTACTATAGATGTAAATGCTGGAAGTCATATACGTTAA
- a CDS encoding SDR family oxidoreductase, with amino-acid sequence MDLGLKNKNAFIAASSQGLGKSVALELAKEGANVIINGRNVKLLEETRQEIDAIGSGNVLALVGDLSIEAERNSVIKSTLDEFKYIDILVTNTGGPPAGRFETLTQEQWDATYQLLLGSAVSMIRSFLPGMKSQPWGRIISITSQAVKQPVENLILSNSVRASVVGLMKTLASELGSDNITVNNVMPGYTQTNRLKTLIDNNPDFGNAVNEIPLKRFGNPEEFAAAVTFLASERASYITGTSLAVDGGWVKNIL; translated from the coding sequence ATGGATTTAGGTTTAAAAAATAAAAATGCTTTTATCGCAGCATCAAGTCAAGGACTTGGCAAAAGTGTTGCTTTAGAACTCGCTAAAGAAGGCGCTAACGTTATAATTAATGGTCGTAACGTAAAGTTATTAGAAGAAACTCGGCAAGAAATTGATGCTATTGGTAGCGGAAATGTTTTAGCTCTTGTAGGGGATTTATCTATTGAAGCAGAGCGTAATTCGGTGATTAAATCTACGCTAGACGAATTTAAATATATAGATATCTTAGTTACTAATACTGGAGGGCCTCCAGCTGGTAGGTTTGAAACTTTAACACAAGAACAATGGGATGCAACTTATCAATTGTTATTGGGTAGTGCAGTATCTATGATTAGAAGTTTTTTGCCAGGTATGAAATCACAACCTTGGGGTCGTATTATTTCGATTACTTCTCAAGCAGTAAAACAACCCGTTGAAAATTTAATACTATCAAATTCAGTAAGAGCTTCGGTCGTTGGTTTAATGAAAACTTTAGCAAGCGAACTAGGTTCAGATAACATTACAGTTAATAACGTAATGCCTGGTTACACACAAACCAATCGTTTAAAAACATTAATTGATAATAATCCTGATTTTGGTAATGCAGTTAATGAAATACCATTAAAACGTTTTGGCAACCCTGAAGAGTTTGCTGCAGCAGTTACTTTTTTAGCTAGTGAACGTGCTAGTTATATTACGGGAACTTCTTTAGCTGTAGATGGAGGTTGGGTTAAAAATATTTTATAA
- a CDS encoding cupin domain-containing protein has translation MSSLVKRVNWDEVPTEQVGPKMERKLVYGEKVMIARMKFKAGFSVPLHQHINEQVTQVVSGTMRFWFGENKEETFDMHSGDVVVIPANVPHEALMVTDVEEIDTWTPIREDWLDGSDDYLRNDS, from the coding sequence ATGAGTAGCTTAGTAAAAAGAGTGAACTGGGATGAAGTTCCAACAGAACAAGTAGGCCCTAAAATGGAACGTAAATTAGTTTATGGCGAAAAAGTAATGATCGCTAGAATGAAATTTAAAGCTGGATTCTCAGTACCATTACATCAACATATTAATGAGCAAGTAACTCAGGTTGTTTCTGGAACAATGCGCTTTTGGTTTGGAGAGAATAAAGAAGAAACATTTGATATGCATTCTGGAGATGTAGTTGTAATTCCTGCAAATGTCCCTCATGAAGCCTTAATGGTAACAGATGTTGAAGAAATTGACACATGGACACCAATTCGTGAAGATTGGTTAGATGGAAGCGATGATTACTTAAGGAATGATTCATAA
- a CDS encoding DEAD/DEAH box helicase, which translates to MSIISTTELEERKTGKDLYSYQKGAISKIFKSFEDAPKDYHLLYQLPTGGGKTVIFSEIVRQYLKHHKKRVLVLTHRIELCKQTSNMLTEFGVINKVIDSKASLDDQNDYSCFVAMVETLNNRLNDNKLDISDIGLVIIDEAHYNSFTKLFKFFYQSFILGVTATPLSSNIDMPMTDNYDELIVGESIESLIKNKFLSRAEMFSYNVGLTSLVVGANGDYTVKSSEDLYTNSDMLFKLTSAYEERSKGKKTLIFNNGIKTSLMVYDTFRRLGLPIAHLDNTASKKERKAILEWFKNTPDAILTSVSILTTGFDEPTVESIILNRATKSLTLYYQMIGRGSRILDNKDTFDVIDLGNNFHRFGPWGADLDWQRIFRSPDYYLNGLLSDEELESNFRYEMPEALRAEFANSKEVYFDIRKTYLESIRNGESSKVVLKRSIEQHAKICIENSEDIFDALILMKSLGDDIDYRIQRYTKCISKSTHNFVDWLRDDYRKKLRAYLRENFDTIFEEIHGHPPEE; encoded by the coding sequence ATGTCCATAATATCAACTACAGAATTAGAAGAAAGAAAAACAGGTAAAGATTTATATAGTTATCAAAAAGGTGCTATTAGTAAAATTTTTAAAAGCTTTGAAGATGCGCCTAAAGATTATCATTTATTATATCAATTACCAACAGGGGGTGGAAAAACTGTTATTTTTTCGGAAATTGTTAGGCAATATTTAAAACATCATAAAAAAAGAGTTTTAGTCTTAACGCATCGTATAGAATTATGTAAGCAAACTTCTAATATGCTTACAGAATTTGGTGTTATTAATAAGGTTATAGATAGTAAGGCTAGTCTGGATGATCAAAATGATTATAGCTGTTTTGTCGCTATGGTTGAAACTCTAAATAATAGATTAAATGACAATAAATTAGATATTTCTGATATAGGTTTAGTAATTATTGATGAAGCACATTACAATTCCTTTACAAAATTATTCAAATTTTTCTATCAATCATTTATATTAGGAGTTACGGCAACACCTTTAAGCTCTAATATTGACATGCCAATGACTGATAACTATGACGAATTAATTGTAGGCGAGTCAATAGAATCTCTTATAAAAAATAAATTCTTATCGAGAGCAGAAATGTTTTCTTATAATGTAGGATTAACTTCTTTAGTAGTAGGTGCAAATGGAGACTATACAGTAAAATCTTCTGAAGATTTATATACTAATTCAGACATGCTCTTTAAACTAACTAGTGCGTATGAAGAGCGGTCAAAAGGTAAAAAAACCTTAATTTTTAATAACGGTATTAAAACTTCATTAATGGTTTATGATACTTTTAGACGTTTAGGCTTGCCAATTGCCCATCTAGATAATACTGCATCTAAAAAAGAAAGGAAAGCGATATTAGAATGGTTTAAAAATACTCCTGATGCTATTTTAACATCTGTAAGTATTTTAACAACTGGGTTTGACGAGCCTACTGTAGAATCAATCATTTTAAATAGAGCAACAAAATCGTTAACTCTATATTATCAAATGATAGGAAGAGGTTCTCGTATTTTAGATAATAAAGATACATTTGATGTTATTGATTTAGGTAATAATTTTCATCGATTCGGACCCTGGGGAGCAGATTTAGATTGGCAACGCATATTTAGATCTCCAGATTATTATTTAAATGGGTTGTTAAGTGATGAGGAATTAGAAAGCAATTTTAGGTATGAAATGCCTGAAGCTTTAAGAGCTGAGTTTGCTAACTCTAAGGAAGTGTATTTTGATATTAGAAAAACATACTTAGAATCAATTAGAAACGGGGAATCTTCTAAAGTTGTTTTAAAGCGATCTATAGAACAGCATGCAAAAATTTGTATAGAAAATAGTGAAGATATTTTTGATGCTTTAATTTTAATGAAATCATTAGGTGATGATATTGATTATCGCATACAACGTTATACTAAATGTATAAGTAAAAGTACTCACAACTTTGTAGACTGGTTAAGAGATGATTATCGTAAAAAATTAAGAGCTTATTTACGAGAAAATTTTGATACAATTTTTGAAGAAATTCATGGGCATCCCCCAGAAGAATAA
- a CDS encoding alpha/beta fold hydrolase yields the protein MKIKLILVAILFFLISCNSSTKTSHKDLSLKIENTETRESGFIEVPENRTLKNNKTIKLAYVVIKSRNSNSKKHPILYLQGGPGAPTLFMERFWENNNLRNDRDIVLMDQRGTGLSNSICSDFGSKMFAVLAKNLSPEGEYHEMRKLLKKCKSIAIDKEIDLSAYNSKENAADFEDLRKHLGYEKWNVYGGSYGSRLALTIMRDFPEAVRTGTIFGVFSPEVSLYDDLINNFEQSLFGVFQECNNDLDCSKRYPALKKELFKALDILDKTPYEFDLNGNSFILNSQDMLLAVHQMLYSRATIAQIPLFIKAVNNKNVDIIKRGLQPTINVSNLINFAMNMSMNANDELPFTSERTKAFFANANSNSKKALIPAYFASDIKLLEEWHPYRSLPIENEPVVSDIPTLIANGKFDPVTPPRNAILASKNLSNSYYAEFKSDGHSFFNSCFFNISREFLDAPYKEPDFSCLNQNTNIRWN from the coding sequence ATGAAAATCAAATTAATATTAGTTGCTATTTTATTCTTTTTAATAAGTTGTAACAGCTCAACTAAAACGTCACATAAAGATTTAAGTTTAAAAATAGAAAATACAGAAACAAGAGAATCAGGGTTTATTGAAGTTCCAGAAAATAGAACGCTTAAAAATAATAAAACGATAAAGTTAGCTTATGTTGTTATAAAATCAAGGAACTCTAATTCTAAAAAACACCCTATTTTATATTTACAAGGTGGTCCAGGAGCACCTACACTTTTTATGGAACGGTTTTGGGAAAATAATAACTTACGAAATGATAGAGATATTGTTTTAATGGATCAAAGGGGTACTGGGTTATCTAATTCAATTTGTTCTGATTTTGGCTCTAAAATGTTTGCAGTTTTAGCTAAAAACCTTTCTCCCGAAGGTGAATATCATGAAATGCGCAAGTTGCTAAAAAAATGTAAATCTATAGCTATAGATAAAGAAATAGATCTTTCTGCCTACAATAGTAAAGAAAATGCAGCTGATTTTGAAGATTTAAGAAAACATCTTGGTTATGAAAAATGGAATGTTTATGGTGGATCTTACGGATCAAGATTGGCGTTAACCATTATGAGAGATTTTCCTGAGGCGGTTAGAACTGGAACCATTTTCGGAGTGTTTTCACCAGAGGTTAGTTTATATGATGATCTAATAAATAATTTTGAACAATCTCTGTTTGGTGTTTTTCAAGAATGTAATAATGATCTTGATTGTAGTAAGCGTTACCCAGCTTTAAAAAAAGAGCTTTTTAAAGCTTTAGATATTTTAGACAAAACTCCCTATGAATTTGACTTAAACGGAAATTCGTTTATACTAAACTCTCAAGATATGTTACTAGCTGTGCATCAAATGCTATATAGTAGAGCAACTATAGCACAAATTCCTTTATTTATTAAAGCTGTTAATAATAAAAATGTTGATATCATTAAAAGAGGTTTACAACCAACGATAAATGTATCAAATCTTATAAATTTTGCAATGAACATGTCCATGAACGCTAATGATGAATTACCGTTTACAAGTGAACGTACTAAAGCATTTTTTGCTAACGCAAATTCTAATTCAAAAAAAGCATTAATTCCCGCTTATTTTGCTTCAGATATTAAACTATTAGAAGAATGGCATCCTTACCGATCCTTACCTATTGAAAATGAACCTGTTGTTTCTGACATTCCAACACTTATTGCTAATGGGAAATTTGATCCCGTAACACCTCCTCGAAATGCAATTTTAGCAAGTAAGAATTTATCAAATTCTTACTATGCAGAATTTAAATCTGACGGGCATAGTTTTTTTAATTCTTGTTTTTTTAATATATCTAGAGAATTTTTAGATGCCCCTTATAAAGAACCTGATTTTTCTTGTTTAAATCAGAATACAAACATTAGATGGAATTAA
- a CDS encoding amidohydrolase translates to MLSFKFLKRLGFISFLCLGLISTAQKKDSLSNQTKFKGLPLESGRVLKFNTTEGTWLSLDISPDGKTIIFDMLGDLYTIPVSGGNATRITDGLALDTNPRFSPDGKSIVFTSDRSGNDNVWTMELTSKETQQITKDKKGEVQSADWSPDGNYITVAKGKRSLKLHLYHKDGGGGTQLIKEPRNLKTIEPTFSPDNKYIYYSRRTGAWNYNAQLPQYQIARYDLETGRSATVTSRYGSAFTTTLSNDGNWMVYGSRYEEKTGLVLRNLKSGDEKWLAYPVQRDEQESVAPLGVLPAMTFTPDNKNVLASYGGKIYKIPVSGGNAIEIPFNVNVELAIGPKLEFKYPISDEKEMFANQIRYAKPSPDGKQLVFSALNKLYIMKLPNGKPKRLTKMDIAETQPSWSPDGKEVVYTTWSEANGGHLYKAGTANNSTPVKLTRESALYGTPVWDAKTNRILFTKGSAQNFRNAYLRGAFSGAEDFAWIPSNGGEITFITKTNGRRNPHFIDTDDRIYLSSGRGLSSMRWDGTDEKDIISITGIVTFGSATDDSDHSHLDQDHIPEENAQGARPVEIYMAPKGDKAMALIANDVYVVTVPKYGQTPRISVAKPESSQFPSKKLTIFGGEFPAWSSDAKKVHWSLGSAHFIYDLETSKIEEDRLKAEKKARKKELENLPEDKRKEEEKKDKEKAKKDKKETYKATELKVKVEITRDIPKGTALIKGARIITMNGDNVIENGDILIVDNRIKGVGPSESLDVPRNAEIIDASGKTIIPGLVDTHSHLRTYSGIHKSQVWSYAANLAYGVTASRDPQTGSTDVLTYFDLVKTGEMLGPRAYSTGPGLGSWAYYLKSLDHTREALKKYSEYYNTNTIKMYNVGNRQHRQWVIEASKEQQLMPTTEGSLDFKRNITEILDGYPGHEHSYPITPIYKDIIQAAAQSKIAYTPTLLVSYGGPWAENYFYSRENPYHDKKMQYFTPYTDLASKSRRRPGWFMDEEHVFTRHAEFVEDLINAGGLAGVGSHGQLQGLGFHWELWATASGTSIVNALKAATILGAKSIGLDGDIGSIEVGKLADLVILERNPLDDIRNTNTVIQVMKNGRLYDGNTLDEVYPRQKKADSFWWHQEKKPQNLPGVKN, encoded by the coding sequence ATGCTTAGCTTTAAATTTCTTAAGCGATTAGGTTTTATTTCCTTTTTATGTTTAGGTTTAATAAGTACAGCACAAAAAAAAGACTCCTTATCTAATCAAACAAAATTTAAAGGTTTACCTCTTGAAAGTGGAAGAGTTTTAAAGTTTAACACCACAGAAGGTACTTGGTTATCTTTAGATATTAGTCCAGACGGGAAAACAATCATTTTTGATATGTTGGGTGATTTATATACTATCCCTGTAAGTGGTGGTAATGCAACTCGTATTACAGATGGATTAGCTTTAGATACCAATCCACGTTTTAGTCCTGACGGCAAAAGCATTGTTTTTACTTCAGACAGAAGTGGAAATGATAATGTTTGGACAATGGAATTAACTTCTAAGGAAACCCAACAAATTACTAAAGATAAAAAGGGAGAAGTACAATCTGCAGATTGGTCTCCTGATGGTAATTATATAACTGTGGCTAAAGGCAAAAGAAGCTTAAAATTACATTTATACCACAAAGATGGCGGTGGCGGTACTCAACTTATTAAAGAGCCTAGAAATTTAAAAACAATTGAGCCTACATTTAGTCCAGATAATAAGTATATTTATTACTCAAGACGTACTGGAGCATGGAATTACAATGCACAATTACCACAATACCAAATAGCACGTTATGATCTTGAAACTGGGCGTTCTGCGACAGTTACATCTAGATATGGATCTGCCTTTACTACAACTTTATCTAATGATGGAAATTGGATGGTATATGGTTCACGTTATGAAGAAAAAACAGGATTGGTTTTACGTAATTTAAAATCCGGCGATGAGAAATGGCTAGCTTACCCAGTTCAAAGAGACGAACAAGAATCTGTAGCGCCACTAGGTGTTTTACCTGCAATGACATTTACTCCAGACAATAAAAATGTATTAGCATCATATGGTGGTAAAATATATAAAATCCCTGTTTCTGGAGGCAATGCTATAGAAATTCCTTTTAATGTTAACGTAGAATTAGCAATAGGTCCAAAATTAGAGTTCAAATATCCTATTTCTGATGAGAAAGAAATGTTTGCAAATCAAATACGCTATGCAAAACCTTCACCAGATGGAAAACAATTGGTTTTTAGCGCTCTTAATAAATTATATATTATGAAGCTTCCTAATGGAAAGCCAAAACGCTTAACAAAAATGGATATCGCAGAAACTCAACCAAGCTGGTCTCCAGATGGTAAAGAAGTTGTGTATACCACTTGGTCTGAAGCAAATGGAGGACATCTTTACAAAGCTGGAACTGCTAATAATTCAACTCCTGTTAAACTAACTAGAGAATCTGCTTTATATGGTACACCTGTATGGGATGCAAAAACTAACCGTATCTTATTTACTAAAGGAAGTGCGCAGAATTTTAGAAATGCTTATTTAAGAGGCGCTTTTTCTGGTGCTGAAGATTTTGCATGGATACCTTCGAATGGTGGTGAAATTACATTTATTACTAAAACTAATGGAAGGAGGAATCCTCATTTTATTGATACTGATGATCGCATTTATTTGAGTAGTGGTCGTGGATTAAGTTCAATGCGTTGGGATGGTACAGATGAAAAAGATATTATAAGTATTACTGGCATTGTAACTTTTGGAAGTGCTACAGATGATAGTGATCATTCACATTTAGATCAAGATCATATTCCAGAAGAAAATGCTCAAGGTGCTAGACCTGTAGAAATTTATATGGCACCAAAAGGAGATAAAGCAATGGCATTGATCGCTAATGATGTGTATGTAGTTACTGTTCCTAAATATGGACAAACACCTAGAATATCTGTTGCTAAACCTGAATCATCTCAGTTCCCATCTAAAAAGCTTACAATTTTTGGAGGAGAGTTTCCAGCTTGGTCCTCAGATGCCAAAAAAGTACATTGGTCTCTTGGAAGTGCACACTTTATATATGACTTAGAAACTTCTAAAATTGAAGAAGATAGGTTAAAAGCAGAAAAAAAAGCTCGAAAGAAAGAGTTAGAAAACCTTCCAGAAGATAAACGTAAAGAGGAAGAAAAAAAGGATAAAGAAAAAGCTAAGAAGGATAAAAAAGAGACTTATAAAGCGACTGAACTTAAAGTAAAAGTTGAAATTACTAGAGATATTCCTAAAGGAACTGCTTTAATTAAAGGTGCACGTATCATTACTATGAACGGAGATAATGTAATTGAAAATGGAGATATTTTAATTGTAGATAACCGTATTAAAGGTGTTGGTCCTTCAGAAAGTTTAGACGTACCAAGAAATGCAGAGATTATTGATGCTTCTGGAAAGACAATTATTCCTGGTTTGGTAGACACACATTCACATTTAAGAACTTATTCTGGAATTCATAAAAGTCAAGTATGGTCTTATGCAGCTAATTTAGCTTATGGTGTAACTGCTTCTCGAGACCCTCAAACCGGTAGCACAGATGTATTAACATATTTTGATCTAGTAAAAACAGGAGAAATGTTAGGGCCAAGAGCATACTCTACGGGGCCAGGTTTAGGATCTTGGGCATATTACTTAAAAAGTTTAGATCATACACGTGAAGCTTTAAAGAAATATAGCGAGTATTATAATACTAATACTATTAAAATGTATAATGTTGGTAATAGGCAGCACAGACAATGGGTTATTGAAGCTTCAAAAGAGCAACAATTAATGCCTACTACAGAAGGTAGTTTAGATTTTAAACGTAACATTACTGAAATTTTAGATGGTTATCCAGGACACGAGCACTCCTACCCTATTACGCCTATATATAAAGATATTATTCAAGCAGCTGCACAATCTAAAATTGCTTATACACCTACACTTTTAGTGTCTTATGGTGGACCTTGGGCAGAAAATTATTTTTATTCAAGAGAGAATCCATATCACGATAAGAAAATGCAATACTTTACGCCTTATACAGATTTAGCTAGTAAATCTAGGAGAAGACCAGGTTGGTTTATGGATGAAGAGCATGTATTTACTAGACATGCCGAGTTTGTTGAAGATTTAATTAATGCTGGTGGTTTAGCAGGAGTTGGTAGTCATGGTCAATTACAAGGTCTTGGATTTCATTGGGAGCTTTGGGCAACAGCATCAGGAACATCTATCGTAAATGCTCTAAAAGCTGCAACAATACTAGGAGCAAAATCTATAGGATTAGATGGAGATATTGGTTCAATTGAAGTTGGAAAATTAGCAGATTTAGTGATTTTAGAAAGAAACCCACTAGATGATATTAGAAATACAAACACAGTAATTCAAGTAATGAAAAATGGCCGTTTGTATGATGGGAATACTCTAGATGAAGTTTATCCAAGGCAAAAGAAAGCTGATAGTTTTTGGTGGCATCAAGAAAAAAAACCACAAAACTTGCCAGGAGTTAAAAATTAA